Below is a genomic region from Raphanus sativus cultivar WK10039 chromosome 4, ASM80110v3, whole genome shotgun sequence.
AATTCGTTAATCTTGATTTCATCCCAAAGATCTTCACCAAAAGGATCACAGTTATCGACAAGAAAACTacaagagaaacaaagaaaatcaaGATCATAAAACGAAACAACCATAAATCAAAGAGATTAAGAACTCAGGATGAAAGTTGGCTTTTTACTTGGGTCGAAAACGGTTAATAGGCACCGGTTCTGGTAGTAGTGTATTCAGCTGGTCTAAAGAAGCCTAGGAACATCAAGCAAGACAAGACAAAAGAAGATCAAATGCTCTCATTCTCACTAATCTGATACTGTAACTATCATTAATGCCTCACCTGAGATGCAAACAAGAAGGGAAACATATCTGTAAACGTTGTAGAGTAGCCTGCTGCAAACTCAGGAGGTGAAGGCCTGGTTTCAGTTTCTGtatcataattttcaaaacagTTACCAACTTTGTGCGTTCAATGCTGTTGCAAATGAAAAGATTTCAGACCAATAAGAAGCTAAATAACCtttgttaaaccgaaccaaacggCTTTGTTTGCCAAGATAATCTGAAAACCATTTtgcagcttcttctccttcatcaaACGCAGAGCCAGACCACTCCCACATAGACACACCTTCGGCGATCGAGCTCGGCTTAGTCAATGGAATCTTTAACGGACTCATACCTGGAGCTTTTACCACTGCCAAAATGAAATAATCAAGACAGTCAAGTCAAGTCTCGTTTGAGACGAGTTTTATGTAATTTTGAACAGAGTAATTAACTAAATTACCCAAAAATGAGTCTTTTGTTGGCTCCCAATCTTCCAAGAAGGCTTCCTTAGGCAGCTCAGATTCGACAAGAGCAAGCTTTGGCTCAACTCTTTGAGTGTATGCTCTTCCTTTGTAGTTCACCACTAACCAATACCGGTCCCATTGAAATCCTACATATCAGTTTTAACAGATTAGGCCAACCTCACAATCCCCCATCAACACTCATGAGAATCTTATCAAACTGTTTACTTTCTCTGAAGTTTCTATTCTGTTTTTTCTATTCAAACAAAACccttttcttaaaatattacaCACCAAATTCAAGAAACCAAAAGTCATCTTacaaaaagagaagaagtttGTGATTTAAATTACCAGTCTGAGTTACGGTTGCCTGAGGGACGGAGATTCCACGGCAAGATTTGATCGGATAAATGAACAAAGACTGTATCTTCAGAGCTTCCTCCATCTCTATCTCTCTGCGCCGACTCTCTCTGACACAGTCCTACAAGACTTTAACAATCCCTTTTTTTCTTTAGGTGGGAGTGGTAATAGAATGAATAAACACACGTGCACTATATTAGCAGACAGGTCACACCTACCTCCATCTCGATATTTCGTTTCTTTCTTTCAACTTTGTAAGACTACCGTTCAACGGAGTGTTAACaactttttaccaaaaaaacaagATAACATTGGTGGATGACATGTTCTTTGTCGTCAACAATTCATACGCATAGCTCTGGAATTGATTCCACAATTTGAGTATATCAGCTTACGCATCGTAGCGAGTAAAGAATTAACAAAagcagagaaaaaaagaaaaaaaaaaagagaaacaaaaggaAAGGCAAATAGCTTTCAACTTTGTCACAGCATAGTGAAGAAAAGTTATGGTTGACATTATTAACCAAAATAGTGTGATACTAAAAGTGCAGaggattttttggtttatgttttggAAGCTACGATCACTACTTTTTCTACTTGTTACGCTTCGCAGCACGTCTTCCATGACCCTTCTTTGGTGGTCCTTTATCACGACGCTTCAACATCTCAAGCTTCGATAAGCGCCTATACAATAAACACACAAACTCAAGTTAAAAGGCTACTTAAAAACTATCTTCCACAAAATAAGAGAAAATCATTCCTACTGTCCTAAAGCTACTTTGCTGCATTAACGCAAGAACACAGACATAACAGAACCATTCAAGTCATAAGACACGTAGTTACTATATCATTCTTTCTCATGCCAGAAATTATTCTCCGTTTTGTTGACTTTCTGAATCAAGTACAGAAGAACAaactgaagcaaaaaaaaacaccaaatatGAACACTATGATAAATTATCCTGAAGCTCCTAAATCAATCCAAAATGCTCAATTGCCTAAATTTCCTTTTACTCTGTTAAAACACTCAACCACTTGGATGATTACAATTCTCGTACACTAGACTAACGTCAAGCCTATCCAACTCAACTCAACACAAACTGCATATACATTATTGGCAATTGAAGCATATCTTTATGGAAATATATTAACTAGGCATTGCTTCAGTCTACTCTTAAGGCATGCTTGACGACATTGCTTTGCACTAAATAgggaaaagtaaataaattaagaCGGGAAGTTATTTAGGGAATACTCTTTTTCTTCTCTAGCCAAGACATTGGGATCCTCGTTCTTAATGTCGTATGGATACCACTCGGCAACCTTATCACCAAAAAGCTTCTTCCTTAAGATCTTATGAGGAGACCTCTGCCCTGATGGGTTAAGCATATGTCCGAAAATCCTTGCTCTAGCTTCGGTCACACCAACAGTGACTGCTGAAGTTACAAGGCTTTTCAGGCTACCACTAGCCATCTTTCCTTCAAACCCACCTGATCAAGTTGTCAGAAAACACACAATGAAACATGATCCATCAATTTGCAAAAtcaagaccaaaaaaaaaagcatttcaATTACAAGACTAAGagataatttgttttaaaagataaaatgataAATGTGAGATATACACTTGAAGGGTGGAATACAATAGGCAACTACGGCTTTTATGTAACTATGCGAAAGTCTGTAAAGAGAGGAACTTTCTATCTTGATACTGAATAACAGCATTAGATCCAGACGAATCTTAAAGTAGAAGACTTGGTGAATTATACATGAAAATGAGAGTTTTTGAGGGTGAATCCAAGAAATACTCTTAATGAGACATTTCGTCGAACACTATCCCTGCTCTgacttgaaaaataaaataaaataaaataaaatggggAAACCAAAAGAGGAATCATTTTCACAATCGGCAGTGAGAGTAGCCGCAGAATCTGGGCAGAGGAGAGATGAAAATGAGAGAGAAACGTACCGATCAGATAAAACAATAGCGACGGCGATGAGAGAAATCGGAGACGGGCGAGACTGTAAAACGAGGGgcttacaaataaataaataaagtctTCGATAGTAGTGGACTAGTGGGAGTGGTCTTCGAAAgattttcaataaataaaaaaattaggaaaagaaTCAAAAACAATGAATTTGCTTTCATTGAGAGTTGAACTCAAGACCTCCCGCTTACTAAACGGgtgctctaaccaactgagctatgAAAGCTTTGTTGCTAAATACTTATATTGAACAATATTTTTCTacgattttattttttatattgtttttatctttttaacttTTACATAAAGACTGAAACCATTTACATATTTTGGGTGGAAAAATTCGAGTATCACCTAACCTTGGTGGTCTCATATTTGAAGACATGTCAgttcaaaaaccaaaacaatgttatcttataaataaataattttttttctcataaaaaAATGTGTCACGTTCCTTTTCAGAAAAAAACTGTGTCACGTAAAGATTTACTTTAATGAGAAGTTATCTTAGAATTAGAGGTGAACGTGATCAATCCATAAGTATCACTTAAAAAGTAGCAAAAAAGCTACGAGATGAACTGATTACCTATATTGTCTTGTTTATGGGTAAGTTTTATCAATATGGACCAAAAAGAAGATGATATTGTTAGACAAAGTGTatgtaaacaaacaaaaacagattGGATTGATTCAGCGACCTAACGACTTGCTAAATGACAATTAACCATGCAAATTGAGAATAATCATACTTCAGGATAACTCCCCTAACAAGAACATCACACTAAGTAAAAGGATAATTGTTTCCCATGAGATAAGGTTTTCACACTTTATCATTGcctaaaaacaaacaaaaagtgaATATGACATTTCACCCtctttttttatgaaaaaacaTTTCACCCTTTCTAAACCATATATTgataaacttatatattttaggaGAATATTACATTGACAGACACAATTTGAGTTGTCAATAACTAAAAAAGACACATTATTACTTAGCACACTTTCCATCTTCTTTTTTACCTTTATAACCCTAAACATGGTGAGATGGAGACGTCTTGTGATATTGTAGATGAACATTTGGTGGATGGAAGATAAATGAATGGGAGTTGCTTGAATTGGAGAACGGTGGACGAGAGTTTTGTGGATGGTGACCAACAGGGAAAACATCACATAGTCCAATGTGTTCGATGTGTAGAAGAAAGATGGACATGAGTTTCATGGACAACAGATCGGTGGATAGATATGTTGAACAACGGCTATTAAAGATGGATGGACATGAATTTCGTGGATAATAGATTGGTGGATAGATATATGGACAATAACTGTGACAATAGGATATGTGGATAGACATGAGATACGTTGACAACATATGTGTGGAAGATTGATTAACACGAGATCCGTGGACAACATATCAGTGGATAGCATGAGAGACATTTTGCCGTGACAATAAGAAATCAGCATCACGTCTTCATTGTTCACTCTATCATTGTCCACGTTTCTCTTGTCCACACACACATTCGTAAATAGTTTTAAGTTTGTTGAAAACGAAAAGAAACTATCACTTAtcttttaaaaactcaaaacttgATGAGTCACTATCAAACAATTGAAGTTTTGTACTGCTATTTTTTTAGCCATTGGATATGATTTATTAGCATCTCATCTAAAGGTTTAAAATTGACTCATTAATCGATAAATCTATTTCTtcaaacaaattaataattctTAACCAAACACCTTTCCATTCTTGTTTCTCTACCAAAGACAAAAGCAAGGTTATTATTGTCCACAACAGTGACATCCGTACACAAAAAGTGTGCCAAATTCAGAATGTGTCTTTGTAGGTAAACAAAAAAGAGAATGTGTCTCTATATGTAACTCTCTCTTTTAGGAGAATATTACATTGACAGACACAATTTGAGTTGTCAATAACTAAAAAAGAACGGTGGACATGGTGAGATGGAGACGTCTTGTGATATTGTAGATGAACATTTGGTGGATGGAAGATAAATGAATGGGAGTTGCTTGAATTGGAGAACGGTGGACGAGAGTTTTGTGGATGGTGACCAACAGGGAAAACATCACATAGTCCAATGTGTTCGATGTGTAGAAGAAAGATGGACATGAGTTTCATGGACAACAGATCGGTGGATAGATATGTTGAACAACAGCTATTAAAGATGGATGGACATGAATTTCGTGGATAATAGATTGGTGGATAGATATATGGACAACAGCTGTGACAATATGATATGTGGATAGACATGAGATACGTTGACAACATATGTGTGGAAGATTGATTAACACGAGATCCGTGGACAACATATCAGTGGATAGCATGAGAGACATTTTGCCGTGACAATAAGAAATCAGCATCACGTCTTCATTGTTCACTCTATCATTGTCCACGTTTCTCTTGTCCACACACACATTCGTAAATAGTTTTAAGTTTGTTGAAAACGAAAAGAAACTATCACTTAtcttttaaaaactcaaaacttgATGAGTCACTATCAAACAATTGAAGTTTTGTACTGCTATTTTTTAGCCATTGGATATGATTTATTAGCATCTCATCTAAAGGTTTAAAATTGACTCATTAATCGATAAATCTATTTCTtcaaacaaattaataattctTAACCAAACACCTTTCCATTCTTGTTTCTCTACCAAAGACAAAAGCAAGGTTATTATTGTCCACAACAGTGACATCCGTACACAAAAAGTGTGCCAAATTTAGAATGTGTCTTTGTAGGTAAACAAAAAAGAGAATGTGTCTCTATATGTAACTCTCTCATATTTTAGACTAATGGAACAAAACAGACTTACATGCATATATATCTAAACACAATTGTAGATCAATACATTTTCTGTTAACTAAAAGGTTTAAATGGTTTCAGAGTTTAAATTCGAATATCACCTACTTTTTGAAACTTagaatttaatttaaactttaaCTTATATCTCTAAATCCTCtaagcaaaaagaaaacaaagcagttaaatatatagtttctcaTGAGATCAGGCCTCTCACTTTATCATTTCCTACAGGAAggcaaaatacaaaataaagatccttttataaaaaaaattcgacttttgtttattttatttctttaaattaaagcaaaaaaaattgtagtattttaaaaaaaaattgaaaatgagTTTTTGTGTGTAAATTAAGTTTTGTTAATGGAAAATTGAGAATagtaaaaagtaattttttcgTTTTAATTGTAGTTCAACTAGATTTAGTTAATCATAgactttttattataatttcaccaactaattaataatttaacaaataaaaacagaccttttaattaataaaataatactaaaagtTTTTTTGGATCCATGGCAATTGTCTATGTTGCCATGGGTTAGAGCTGGCCCTGGACAGAATAACCAAATTGAATATTGACATTTCACACTTTCCAAACCAAATATCAATAAACTTATCCATTTTAGAATATGACAAACAAACATATACttttatacatatatgaaaCACAATTGTTGAAGAACACAATTTTTTGTTAATCgaaaaaattcaaacttttatCTACACTTATATCCCATTGCTTATATCTCTATATCctctaagcaaaaaaaaaacatagcatTTTTAATACCTATTTGTTTCTTTCGTAGCAAGCctataatttaatttacaatAGTGTATGAACACGGTGTAATTAAAATTCAACGGTGGATGCTTATGTGTTTCAAAGATGACATGCAACCAGAGTTGGGCCATTGGTAAAGAGAGTGCAAGTATGCAGGGTGGGCACAAATCAAATATCCGTTTTTTAAGTATTAATGATTCAATtcgttttgtttaaataatcaattatcTGATCTGATTCAATATGTAGTCATCCAAATATTCTCGGTATAATACATGGAATGtatgtgtaacaagaaaaatgttagaatgacacttattatgatataaaaaagtataatattaTCGATCATGGGCAAAAGTGAAACATTAGCATTAGATCTccaaaaaatgaattaatatatataaacataattctttaaattgttaaaacaattaatactttatatatataaattgtttaaatttttaaaattttccgtACCACCCTACCAACAATATACATAAGCATCTGAATATAGAAAGAGTCAAAGAGTGCACAAAAAAAAGACTCAAAGACAGCTGGTCTCTTTTTCATTAGAGGGCTTATTGAGTAATGAAGAGCTAAACACACTTCAGAATAGGTGAAAATTTGAAGAAAACCCTTCAAATCAAGTCATGTTCAGCCATCTCAACCACTCTCTTCCATTGGCCATGGTCAAAGGCTCAAA
It encodes:
- the LOC108854715 gene encoding uncharacterized protein LOC108854715, which codes for MEEALKIQSLFIYPIKSCRGISVPQATVTQTGFQWDRYWLVVNYKGRAYTQRVEPKLALVESELPKEAFLEDWEPTKDSFLVVKAPGMSPLKIPLTKPSSIAEGVSMWEWSGSAFDEGEEAAKWFSDYLGKQSRLVRFNKETETRPSPPEFAAGYSTTFTDMFPFLFASQASLDQLNTLLPEPVPINRFRPNFLVDNCDPFGEDLWDEIKINELVFQGVRLCSRCKVPLVNQETGVPDVAEPTETLMKFRSDKVLVPDKKPRGKVFFGKEMVWNWNISNSEGKGNKTIKVGDTISVVRKMPSRAEAAV
- the LOC108854718 gene encoding uncharacterized protein LOC108854718 yields the protein MASGSLKSLVTSAVTVGVTEARARIFGHMLNPSGQRSPHKILRKKLFGDKVAEWYPYDIKNEDPNVLAREEKERLSKLEMLKRRDKGPPKKGHGRRAAKRNK